Proteins from a genomic interval of Candidatus Binatia bacterium:
- a CDS encoding glycosyltransferase: MVSRRGSPREAAPSQRLRLVCVGRLERIKGIDLVVQSVAVLVGRGHECTLDVLGDGSERGRLEQLVARLNLERAVSFKGTLSEVGVQQALQESDIFISGSYQEGFSLALLEALAQGLPAVVTDVGSARDVVRDGITGYVVDRRDPSVVADRVLAAAALRQEMSSRCRAVAEPYSSGAVSGIIVDTLEAIARRSTDRPAPVNTPTLSQAAR, translated from the coding sequence ATGGTCAGCCGCCGGGGTAGCCCACGCGAAGCAGCCCCCTCCCAACGACTCCGGCTCGTCTGTGTGGGGCGCCTGGAACGCATCAAGGGCATCGATCTCGTCGTGCAGTCGGTTGCCGTTCTGGTTGGGAGAGGTCACGAGTGCACCCTGGATGTCCTTGGTGACGGGAGCGAGCGAGGGCGCCTGGAGCAGCTCGTGGCCCGGCTCAACCTCGAGCGGGCGGTTTCCTTCAAGGGCACGTTGAGTGAGGTGGGCGTTCAGCAGGCGCTTCAGGAATCCGACATCTTCATAAGCGGCAGCTATCAAGAGGGCTTTTCCCTGGCGCTCCTTGAGGCCCTCGCGCAAGGGCTTCCTGCCGTGGTCACGGACGTGGGGAGCGCTAGAGATGTCGTGCGCGATGGTATTACCGGATACGTCGTGGACCGTCGCGACCCTTCCGTTGTTGCCGATCGGGTGCTCGCGGCGGCGGCGCTGCGTCAGGAGATGAGCTCTCGATGCAGGGCCGTTGCCGAACCCTATTCCAGTGGAGCGGTCTCGGGAATCATCGTCGACACCTTGGAAGCGATCGCCCGCCGTTCGACCGATCGTCCTGCCCCCGTGAACACGCCAACCCTGTCGCAGGCGGCACGATGA
- the asnB gene encoding asparagine synthase (glutamine-hydrolyzing), translated as MCGIAGFIGVDAPEKASAMTRALAHRGPDDEGVWTSPTFPLSLGNRRLQIVDLSPAGHQPMLSADRRLALTFNGEIYNDADLRAELEQHGHSFRSQTDTEVVLHAFAEWGSAALSRIRGMFAFALWDEAERTLLIARDRLGVKPLYYAVSGGAFAFASEIRSLLTSKLIAPELDPASLESYLRLLWVPEPRTLFRRVRKLEPGTYLQWRDEQAKVVRYWDVPKPCGGTPSAEEFRETLSAAVARQLRSDVPVGAFLSGGVDSTAIVAMCQRAASRQLRTYSIGFRTKDRAAEGAYDDLAYARIAAKKFGTEHLEIILEPDVASILPRVVRHLEDPIADPAAINCLLISEAARSSSTVLLAGTGGDELFGGYRKYATAMLLSGYRILPGPLRELVLEPLVRRLPVRIGGRGIRAFRFAKKLVRYAGDPLLDRFIGYSSYYDSPELSELLGKDLGAVDPYRGVWPLVEAWNSRGTDDVIDRMTYVDLKYYLPGLNLAYMDKASMAASVEVRVPLLDEALIDLASRIPGNRKVRGTRTKVAFREALRDVVPAEILSRPKAPFAVPIRSWLAGDLAEYVQDVLNPSRVRARGLLDPNVVQALVREHHTGREDHSLRIWALLTLELWMQEFCDNPAYAGSSIPSREIALAPSVVAT; from the coding sequence ATGTGCGGCATCGCCGGGTTCATCGGAGTTGATGCGCCGGAGAAAGCAAGCGCCATGACCCGTGCCCTGGCTCATCGCGGACCGGACGACGAGGGCGTTTGGACCTCACCGACATTCCCTTTGTCCCTTGGCAACCGCCGACTCCAGATCGTCGATCTGTCACCTGCGGGCCACCAGCCGATGCTTTCAGCTGACCGCCGGCTTGCCCTGACGTTCAACGGCGAGATTTATAACGATGCTGATCTCAGGGCGGAGCTCGAGCAGCACGGGCACTCGTTCCGATCACAGACGGACACGGAAGTTGTGCTCCATGCGTTCGCGGAATGGGGGAGCGCAGCCCTTTCACGGATCCGGGGAATGTTTGCGTTCGCCCTGTGGGACGAAGCCGAGCGTACGTTGCTGATCGCCCGAGACCGGTTGGGAGTCAAGCCGCTCTACTACGCGGTCTCTGGCGGAGCGTTTGCGTTCGCGTCTGAGATCCGATCGCTCCTGACCTCGAAGCTTATTGCGCCGGAGCTCGATCCTGCGTCCCTTGAGAGTTACTTGAGGCTCCTCTGGGTCCCGGAGCCGCGGACCCTTTTCCGGCGGGTTCGGAAACTGGAGCCTGGGACGTATCTCCAGTGGCGGGATGAACAAGCCAAGGTCGTCCGATATTGGGATGTCCCCAAACCGTGCGGCGGCACTCCGTCGGCGGAGGAATTCCGCGAGACCCTGAGCGCAGCCGTCGCCCGCCAGCTGCGGTCCGACGTACCTGTCGGAGCGTTCCTCAGCGGCGGAGTGGACTCGACGGCCATCGTGGCCATGTGCCAACGGGCGGCTTCCCGGCAGCTACGCACCTATTCGATCGGTTTTCGAACCAAGGATCGCGCGGCAGAGGGTGCCTATGACGACCTGGCGTACGCGCGGATCGCCGCGAAGAAGTTCGGAACGGAGCATCTCGAGATCATTCTCGAGCCCGACGTCGCGTCGATCCTGCCTCGCGTCGTGCGGCACCTCGAAGATCCTATTGCCGATCCCGCCGCGATCAATTGCCTCCTGATCTCGGAAGCAGCGCGAAGCTCGAGCACGGTGTTGCTGGCGGGCACGGGAGGGGACGAGCTGTTCGGGGGATACCGGAAGTACGCTACGGCGATGCTTCTCTCCGGCTACCGGATCCTTCCCGGTCCGCTGAGAGAACTTGTTCTGGAGCCCCTGGTCCGCCGCTTGCCGGTTCGGATCGGCGGCCGCGGAATTCGCGCGTTCCGTTTTGCCAAGAAGCTCGTGCGATATGCCGGGGATCCGCTGTTGGACCGGTTCATTGGATATTCCTCCTATTACGACAGTCCGGAGCTTTCCGAATTGCTGGGCAAGGACCTGGGCGCCGTCGACCCTTATCGAGGGGTTTGGCCCTTGGTGGAAGCCTGGAATTCTCGGGGAACGGATGACGTGATCGATCGGATGACCTACGTAGATCTAAAGTACTATCTCCCCGGGCTCAACTTGGCCTACATGGACAAGGCCAGCATGGCCGCGTCGGTCGAGGTGCGTGTCCCTCTCCTGGATGAGGCGCTCATTGACCTGGCCTCTCGAATTCCCGGAAATCGCAAAGTCCGCGGGACTCGCACGAAAGTGGCCTTCCGAGAGGCGCTGCGTGACGTGGTTCCAGCCGAGATCCTCTCCAGGCCCAAGGCACCGTTCGCCGTGCCCATTCGGTCCTGGTTGGCCGGGGACCTTGCGGAGTACGTGCAGGACGTGTTGAATCCTTCTCGCGTGCGTGCGCGGGGACTCTTGGATCCCAATGTCGTGCAGGCGCTGGTCCGGGAGCACCATACGGGTCGCGAGGACCACTCGCTTCGGATATGGGCCCTGCTCACCTTGGAGCTCTGGATGCAGGAATTCTGCGACAATCCCGCGTACGCGGGCAGCAGCATCCCATCGAGGGAGATCGCCTTGGCTCCGAGCGTCGTCGCGACATGA